The genomic interval CATGGCATCCCTCGATTTCGATAGTAGAGGCAAGGGGTGGGGCAGGGGAATAGGGGGGCGGTGCGTTTGCCTGTTTTTTAGCCGCAGTTCAACCCGGGTTCAGGCCAGATTGACCTGATCCCGGCCCAGATTCTTGGAGCTGTAGAGTGCCTTGTCGGCGCGCTCGAATGCGTCCGTGGTGTGGTCCCCTTCGCGAAACAGGGTGGCGCCGATGGAGATGGTGATCTCGACTCTGGCGTCTCTGAACCGGAACGGAATGCTCTTGACCGTCTGGCGCAGGTTCTCCAGGGGTTTCTGGTATTTGTCCGGATTGATGTTCGGCAGCAATACCACGAACTCTTCCCCCCCGAAGCGGGCGATGAAGTCGGTATCGCGCAAGGCGTTTTGCAGGGCCTTGGCGACCACCTTCAATGCCTTGTCCCCGGCCATGTGGCCGTAGTTGTCATTGATGTTCTTGAAGTGGTCTATGTCGATGATCGCTAGGCACAGGGGGGTGCCGTAGCGCAGCCAACGCTTGTACTCGAGCTCGAGCCGCTCGTCGAGGGCCGCCCTGTTGTGCACCTGAGTCAGGCTGTCGAGGAACAGCTTGTGCTTCTGGATGGTGAGCCGTTTCTTGTACTCGGCCGTCTCCTCCTTCATCAGTCGCAGCTTGGCTTCCATGTTGGAGAGGTGGGTGAGCAGGTGACGCTCGCGGCTGGCCATGGCCTCCCGCTCCTGCTGCAGGCGGCGTATGGTATCCAGATGGCTGGAGATGGCTCCCTTGAGAGACAGCGGAGAATCATGGGTCGCCATGGTGCGATCGATGGCCGCGAGTTCCCGCTCCAGTGCCTGGCCGCTGAGGTGGGTGGCATTTTGCAGCGCCCGCCCCTCGTCCAGGGACTCGGTAAAGTTGAAATGTACCGCCGAGAGGCTCTCGTTGAGGGAGCTCAGGAAGGCCTGGGAGGATTTACGCTCCTCCCGCGTTCCCTCAATGATGAGCTCGATGATCTGCAGGCAGATCTCCGCCAGCAGGGGCGGGGTGATCCCTCCCAGCAGCTGGCGGCGGATGTCCGCCAGGCTCTCCCCCACGGCGCCGGCAAAGTCGAGCTCGGTGATGAGTCGCTGCAGCTCATCGGAGATCTGGGCGTGGGCCTTGATATCGAAGGAGTCGGTGGGTGCCGGGTTGGAGAGCTCGGTGGCCATCTCCGGGGCGAGCAGCGGCTGGCGTGGCAGCAGCTGGATCTTGATGGCCTGCTGGTAGAACTCCAGCAAGCGGATCACCTTCTTCTGGTGATCGCCTATGCCATAGCCCTCGGGGCTCGCGAGAAACTCCTTGAGGGAGCGACGGGTATCTTCCGGAAAACCTTTCAATGACTTGAGCTGTTTGCTGCCGAGATCGATGGCGGCCCGGGTCAGACTGATGGACTCCTCCATGGCGTGGCCATGTTGCTGCAACAGCTTCTCGATGACGGCGAGATCGGCGTCGAGGGAGGAGAGGGGAGGGTTGCCATCGAGCTTCTGCTTGAGCTTGGCGAGCCGGCTGTCCAGTTCACGATCGTGACCACGGCAGGCCTGCATCAGCTTGCCGATAAACTGGATGCTGCGGGTGCGTTCGGCATCGGAGAACGTGGTCATGCCATCGAGCTCCTGCTGTTTTTGCTGAAGGGATTCCCTGAGTCTTGCCAGTTGTCCAGTTACGGCAGCCATATCATTCATTGTTCAGGTCGCCCTGTTGTCATTATCGTTTTTGTGTCGTCCAGCAACAGTAAGCCAATGAAAGACCCCGTTGAGTACCTTGTTGTTATGGGTTATCCGGCACTTTCGTCCGTGAAAGCAAAAGCCAATTAACCCATTGCTTTTCATGAGAAGAATTTACTTTTACCAGTCCCTTGTCAATTGCCATCAAGCAGCATTGCCACACATCGCCATTAAAAAATGCGGCCTGTTGGCAATCGATGGCCGCCAGTTCCAGCCAGACGCTCTGCTGGTATTTGTCACTGAGTTGCATGGCCCCCGAGAGCGCCAGATAACAGAGATCGAACAGGCCGTGATGATCGAGGGCCATGGCCGCCTTGGGCAGGAAGGGGTGGCTGACGATGCCGAGGCTGATGTGCCTGTCCAGGGGGTATTCGCAGGGGAAGGCGGCCAGGGTATCCAGCAGCTCCTGTGCCAGCTGGTGCAGCTGGGCCACGTGGCGCTGGGGCACCACATAGAGCAGGTGCCCCTCGCGCAGGTCATAGATACGGCCATCCTTGGGGGTCAGCTGATTGATGTAGTGGCCGAAGGCCTGCTCAATCTCGCGGCTGACCTGATATCCATGCCTCTCCAGGCTGTTGACCAGGAAGGGCACCCGAAACAGCAGGTAGTGGAGCTTGTCGTCAAACTCGCTGGTGGGGCGCTCGCTCAGGTACCAGCGATCGGATTTTTGCTGGCGCTTGGCCATCTCGCGAGGCCAGCGGCTCATCAGTCGCTGCCAGTTGGCCAGGCCGCTGCGCGGCTCGATGAGCAGGGCTTCGCCCAGCTGTCTGGCATTGAGTCGGGCGACCCGCAGCTTGAGCCAGAGGGTGAAGAAGAGGTAGATGAACAGGACCAGCAGCAGGCCAGTGCTGACGCTGGTCCAGAGATAGCGCTCCTGCTGATGCTGGCTCTGGTCGAGGCGCTGCTCCAGCTCCTTGACCTGCTGGGCGCGCTCCACCTGGGCGTAGTTGTCGCGGACCGCCTCCTGCTCCAGATCGAGCTGCTGCTGGCGGACCAGCTCGCTGCGCTGGTGATAGTTCTTGTAGCTCTCGAGGGCCTGCTGAAGGTAGCCCTTCTGCTCGTAGGCGATGGCGAGCAGCCGGAAGATTTCAAACTGGCGGCGGATGTCGCCAATCCGGTTGGCCAGGGTCAGGGCATTCTCCAGCTGCAGGATGGCGATGCCCGCCTCCTGTTGCTTGAGGTGCAGCTCCCCCAGCAGCAGCAGGGTGTCGATCAGCGACTCCTTGTCGTCCCCCAGCTCGTGGGACTGGCGCGCCGCATTGAGGTAGTTGCGGGCCAGGGTGAGGTTGCCGGTCTGCAGATAGGTCTTGCCGATCTCGAACTTGAGGTGGGCGATGCGGGTGCGGTTGCTGCTCTCGTCCAGCAGATCCAGGGCGTTGAAGAAGTAGACCAGCGCCATGTTCATTTCCCCCTGATCCCGGTTGAGGCGGGCGAGCACTATCAGGGCGTCGCTGAGCAGGGAGGGGTTGCCGAGGGCATGGAAGTAGTTGGCCGCCTCGTTGGCATACTGGAGCGCTTTTTGCGGCTCCTGCTCCGCCTGATAGAGGCTGATCATCTGGTTCGACAGCAGGCCGAGGAAGAGGGGATCCTGCAGATTCTTGGCCTGCTGCTGGGCGTCGATATACTCCCCGAGGGCGAGCTGGGGCTGCCCGATCGCCTGATAGAGATCCCCTCCCACTGCGCTGACCCAGGCCCTGGCCAGGGGGTTCTTGGCCTGTTCCGCCCACTGGCGCGCCTCTGTCAGCTGGCGCTTGGCCAGATCGAACTGGCGCCCCTCCATGCTGGCGTTGACGTGCAGCAGGCGGCTGTAGACCTGCAGCTGACTCTCTTTGAGGCCGGGGTTGGTCAGCAGCTTGTCCAGCTGTTCGAGCGCCATAGTGCTGGCGCCAGGGGCATGCTCCTGCATCTCCCGGCTGCGGATCTTGAGGTAGAGACCATGGGCCTGCAGCTCGAACTGCTGCTCCTTCTCGGCCATGGCGATGCCCTTGTCGAAGGACTCCTGGGCCGGCTGGCTCTGTCCCAGCTGTTGCAGGCATTCGCCCTGGAGCAGGTAGGCGCCCGTGGTCTGGGTCGCAGTGCCATAGCTCAGGATCGGCTCCCGATAGCCGTATTCCTGACGGTTGCTGATGATTTGCTTGGGGTTATTGGCCGTGCGTTCGAGGAAGGAGGTGGCAATCTGGACACATCTGGCGGGATCGGTCAGCACCAGGGTCTGTGCCTGCTGCAGATCGATAGACAACTGCTCCTTGGCCAGATCCAGATCCGGAGCCGACAGGGAGGACATCATCATTGCCAGAAAAAACAGTTGATTCATTGGATTAAGAACGGCACGCAGGTGCAGGCATGTTATCCAAGCCCACCCCCGCCCGTCCAGAGTTCATTGATGACATGGGTGATGGGCCGGATCCCCCGGGTTGTGGCGCCGGGCTTACTGGCGGATGAGGCGCAGGTTGGCGGGCACCGGCTCCCAGTCGCTGCGGAAGGGGTTGATGTCCAGGCCCCCGCGGCGGGTATAGCGGGCATAGACGGTCAGCTGCTGCGGGGTGCAGAAGTGCTTGAGATCGATGAAGATGCGCTCTATGCACTGCTCGTGGAACTCGTTGTGCTGGCGGAAGGAGATGAGATAGCGCAGCAGCTTCTCCCGATTGAGGCGCGGGCCGCGGTAGTGGATCACCAGGGATCCCCAGTCCGGCTGGCTGGTGACCAGGCAGTTGGACTTGAGCAGATGGCTGTGCAGTGTCTCTTCCACTATGTCCGCCTCTGCGGCCCCTTGCAGCAGGGTCTGGTCAAACTCGTAGCTGTCGATCTCGATGTCCAGCTCGTCGATGCATTCACCCGGCAGCAGCGCTATCTGGTGGGGAGCCTGATCGAGGGGGAAGAGGGTGACACTCACATCCGCCCCGGCACAGGCGCTCAGATCCTGGACCAGCAGTGCCTGCACCGCCGCCAGGGAGTCGCAGCGGGTCTGGTTGAAGGAGTTGAGGTAGAGCTTGAACGACTTGGATTCGATGAGGTTAGGGCTGGTGGCGGGCACGGCCACTTCGCCGAGCGCGACCACGGGCTTGCCCTTGGCATTGAGCCAGGAGAGTTCGTACAGGGTCCAGACGTCGCAGCCCTGGAAGGGCAGCGTTTCGCCAAGGCCGAGATCGTCGCGGTTCAGACTGCGTGGCACGGGTTGCAGCAGGGACGGGGTG from Aeromonas rivipollensis carries:
- the queF gene encoding NADPH-dependent 7-cyano-7-deazaguanine reductase QueF (Catalyzes the NADPH-dependent reduction of 7-cyano-7-deazaguanine (preQ0) to 7-aminomethyl-7-deazaguanine (preQ1) in queuosine biosynthesis) — encoded protein: MSKQERYAGASALQGLSLGQQSAYISQYTPSLLQPVPRSLNRDDLGLGETLPFQGCDVWTLYELSWLNAKGKPVVALGEVAVPATSPNLIESKSFKLYLNSFNQTRCDSLAAVQALLVQDLSACAGADVSVTLFPLDQAPHQIALLPGECIDELDIEIDSYEFDQTLLQGAAEADIVEETLHSHLLKSNCLVTSQPDWGSLVIHYRGPRLNREKLLRYLISFRQHNEFHEQCIERIFIDLKHFCTPQQLTVYARYTRRGGLDINPFRSDWEPVPANLRLIRQ
- a CDS encoding GGDEF domain-containing protein gives rise to the protein MNDMAAVTGQLARLRESLQQKQQELDGMTTFSDAERTRSIQFIGKLMQACRGHDRELDSRLAKLKQKLDGNPPLSSLDADLAVIEKLLQQHGHAMEESISLTRAAIDLGSKQLKSLKGFPEDTRRSLKEFLASPEGYGIGDHQKKVIRLLEFYQQAIKIQLLPRQPLLAPEMATELSNPAPTDSFDIKAHAQISDELQRLITELDFAGAVGESLADIRRQLLGGITPPLLAEICLQIIELIIEGTREERKSSQAFLSSLNESLSAVHFNFTESLDEGRALQNATHLSGQALERELAAIDRTMATHDSPLSLKGAISSHLDTIRRLQQEREAMASRERHLLTHLSNMEAKLRLMKEETAEYKKRLTIQKHKLFLDSLTQVHNRAALDERLELEYKRWLRYGTPLCLAIIDIDHFKNINDNYGHMAGDKALKVVAKALQNALRDTDFIARFGGEEFVVLLPNINPDKYQKPLENLRQTVKSIPFRFRDARVEITISIGATLFREGDHTTDAFERADKALYSSKNLGRDQVNLA